The following are encoded together in the Lathyrus oleraceus cultivar Zhongwan6 chromosome 3, CAAS_Psat_ZW6_1.0, whole genome shotgun sequence genome:
- the LOC127127234 gene encoding vestitone reductase has product MNINIHTKLTNTKHKSEKTFCKKSVIMAEGKGRVCVTGGTGFIGSWIIKTLLEDGYTVNTTVRADPGKKRDISFLTNLPGASEKLKIFTADLSKPESFNEAIEGCVGIFHTATPMDFTVSEPEEIVTERTIDGALGILKACKNSKTLKRVVYTSSGSAVYYQEKEDDVMDESYWSDVNLLRKLKPFAWSYVASKTLAEKAVLEYGKENGLDIVTLIPSFVVGPFVCPKIPGSVYASLPFIFGDIEKKLMASRMHMVHVDDVARAHIFLLEHPNPKGRFNCSPFIATYDEIIDIISSKYPEFQIPKSKVLMGAKGPMLPHLTSKKIMDAGFEFKYSIEEMFEDTIECCKGKGFL; this is encoded by the exons ATGAACATCAACATTCATACAAAACTAACTAACACAAAACATAAGAGTGAAAAAACATTTTGCAAGAAAAGTGTGATAATGGCAGAAGGAAAAGGAAGAGTTTGTGTAACAGGAGGTACAGGTTTTATTGGTTCATGGATCATCAAGACACTCCTTGAAGATGGTTACACTGTTAATACCACTGTTAGAGCTGATCCAG GGAAAAAAAGAGATATAAGTTTTCTCACAAATCTTCCCGGAGCATCTGAAAAACTAAAAATTTTCACGGCGGATCTTAGCAAACCAGAAAGCTTCAACGAAGCAATAGAAGGGTGCGTTGGAATATTCCACACCGCAACTCCGATGGATTTCACTGTGAGCGAACCAGAAGAAATAGTGACAGAAAGAACCATTGACGGAGCATTAGGAATTCTAAAAGCATGCAAAAACTCAAAGACATTAAAGAGAGTTGTTTACACTTCAAGTGGTTCAGCTGTTTATTATCAAGAAAAAGAAGATGATGTAATGGATGAAAGTTATTGGAGTGATGTTAATCTTCTAAGAAAATTGAAGCCATTTGCTTGGTCATATGTAGCTTCTAAGACTCTAGCTGAGAAAGCTGTTCTTGAATATGGAAAAGAAAATGGGTTGGATATTGTGACTCTTATACCATCTTTTGTTGTTGGACCCTTCGTTTGCCCTAAGATTCCTGGTTCTGTTTATGCTTCACTGCCTTTCATATTTG GTGATATTGAGAAGAAATTGATGGCATCTCGTATGCATATGGTGCATGTTGATGACGTGGCACGAGCACATATATTCTTACTTGAACATCCTAATCCAAAAGGGAGATTTAATTGTTCACCATTCATTGCAACTTATGATGAAATAATTGACATTATTTCTTCAAAATACCCTGAATTTCAAATTCCAAAATCCAA AGTGCTTATGGGAGCTAAAGGTCCTATGCTTCCACATTTAACCTCAAAGAAAATCATGGATGCTGGATTTGAGTTCAAGTATAGCATTGAAGAAATGTTTGAGGATACAATTGAGTGTTGCAAGGGAAAGGGTTTCCTTTAA